A genomic region of Anas acuta chromosome 1, bAnaAcu1.1, whole genome shotgun sequence contains the following coding sequences:
- the LOC137856283 gene encoding fibronectin type III domain-containing protein 9-like, protein MGITVQNITGNTAVVIWPQLASCADSFYSVMYHPNWRSTPASYSRKSFQKEERVPASRSSFVVENLTPLTTYILCVTCQSANPSSDQCRVFNTLQRDPASTSTAKKELALGIWLASSLLLLVIAAVLLYGCLHLLCRRRRERPRGRAGSAEWDPGKTWTKSTAGASQELGVQGRGRRDSEEEQQEGGIQLATIIANPSACQQPCQPAAESREQAPRAGPYSAIN, encoded by the coding sequence ATGGGCATTACCGTCCAAAACATCACCGGGAACACAGCGGTGGTGATCTGGCCCCAGCTGGCCAGCTGCGCCGACAGCTTTTACAGCGTCATGTACCACCCCAACTGGAGGAGCACGCCGGCCAGCTACTCAAGGAAGAGCTTCCAGAAGGAGGAGAGGGTACCCGCCAGCCGCTCCTCCTTCGTGGTGGAGAACCTGACCCCACTGACCACCTACATCCTCTGCGTCACCTGCCAGTCCGCCAACCCCTCCAGCGACCAGTGCCGGGTCTTCAACACGCTGCAACGCGACCCGGCGTCCACCAGCACCGCCAAGAAGGAGCTGGCGCTGGGCATCTGGCtggccagcagcctcctgctcctcgTCATCGCCGCCGTCCTCCTCTACGGCTGCCTGCACCTGCTGTGCCGCAGGAGGCGCGAGCGCCCACGGGGCCGAGCCGGGTCCGCCGAATGGGACCCGGGGAAGACGTGGACCAAAAGCACAGCGGGAGCCTCCCAGGAGCTCGGCGTGCAGGGCAGAGGGAGGCGGGACAgcgaggaggagcagcaggagggcggCATCCAGCTGGCCACCATCATAGCCAACCCGTcagcctgccagcagccctgccagcccgCGGCCGAGAGCCGGGAGCAAGCGCCAAGGGCCGGGCCGTACTCTGCCATCAATTAG